One segment of Clostridium ljungdahlii DSM 13528 DNA contains the following:
- a CDS encoding arginine repressor, whose translation MKVTRHAKILEIINSNDIETQEELADRLKKSGMNVTQATVSRDIKELKLIKVLSDSGKYKYATISHTKNFLSNKLVNIFSQTVTSVENIENFIIVKTISGSASAAAEAIDSLNFVGIAGSIAGDNTIFVMTRDGESAHIITQKMKKMISQ comes from the coding sequence ATGAAGGTAACTAGACATGCTAAGATACTTGAAATTATAAATTCAAATGATATTGAAACTCAGGAAGAATTAGCGGATAGACTAAAAAAAAGCGGTATGAATGTAACACAAGCCACGGTTTCAAGGGATATAAAAGAATTAAAACTTATAAAAGTATTATCTGATAGTGGAAAATATAAATATGCAACTATTTCACATACGAAAAATTTCTTATCCAATAAACTTGTAAATATATTTTCTCAGACTGTAACAAGTGTGGAAAATATAGAAAATTTCATAATAGTAAAAACAATTTCAGGGTCTGCTTCTGCGGCAGCTGAAGCCATAGATTCTTTAAATTTTGTTGGAATAGCTGGAAGTATAGCTGGTGATAACACTATATTTGTAATGACTAGAGATGGAGAAAGTGCTCACATAATAACTCAAAAAATGAAAAAAATGATTTCTCAGTAG
- the recN gene encoding DNA repair protein RecN, producing MLLQLNIKNFALIEKLTISFESGFNVFSGETGAGKSILIDAINYVLGGKFNKNLIRTGENKTFVEAVFTIENPKTFEILEEKDMKSEEDLVIISRESFQSGRTVAKINGKSILLSDLRDISSTLLDIHGQHDNQNLLSEQNHIDYLDYYGENFISETMKEYKKNYQHLNNIKDKIYELSGKSEDREKLIDFLKYQINEINSADLKETEEKELDKKFNVLSNAEKINNVINKCYIALYSGEEGKNSIYDNFGIVLKQLNSIKNIMPKIGDMCTSLENIYYAMEGNIDEIRSMKDSVYCDKNELEYINSRIYQINGLKKKYGNTIKDILDYRDKIKTQYEEMKNASDVIKNLNSEKIKLENLLKIKSEKLHEMRCKTAHVLEKNIKNELNFIGLEHSIFKIEVNFEDKFTSKGMDKVKFCISTNLGEPLKPLENVVSGGELSRIMLALKTVFVDKDHIPSVIFDEIDTGISGRIAQSVAEKMYTISKKHQVFCVTHLPQIACMSDTHYWVSKNISNNKTYTKVKKMKKTEKECEIARMIGGEKVTKLTLEHAKELVRMADSKKCKIK from the coding sequence ATGCTGCTTCAATTGAATATAAAAAATTTTGCACTTATAGAAAAGTTGACTATATCCTTTGAATCAGGTTTTAATGTATTTTCTGGTGAAACTGGAGCAGGTAAATCTATATTGATTGATGCAATAAACTATGTACTTGGAGGGAAATTTAATAAGAATTTGATAAGGACAGGAGAAAATAAGACTTTTGTAGAAGCAGTTTTTACTATAGAGAACCCAAAAACTTTTGAGATTTTAGAAGAAAAAGATATGAAATCAGAAGAAGATTTAGTAATAATAAGCAGAGAATCTTTTCAATCAGGAAGAACTGTAGCAAAGATAAATGGTAAATCTATTTTATTGTCTGATTTAAGAGATATAAGTAGTACACTGCTTGATATACATGGCCAACATGATAATCAAAATTTACTTTCAGAACAAAACCATATAGATTACTTGGACTATTATGGTGAAAATTTTATTTCTGAGACAATGAAAGAATATAAAAAAAATTATCAGCATTTAAATAATATAAAAGATAAAATATATGAACTTTCGGGCAAAAGTGAAGATAGAGAAAAGCTAATAGATTTTTTAAAGTATCAGATAAATGAAATAAATTCAGCAGATTTAAAAGAAACGGAAGAAAAAGAACTGGATAAAAAATTTAATGTTTTATCTAATGCTGAAAAAATAAACAATGTAATAAACAAATGCTATATAGCCCTTTATAGTGGGGAAGAGGGAAAAAACTCCATATATGATAATTTCGGAATAGTTTTAAAACAGTTGAATTCCATAAAGAATATTATGCCTAAAATAGGAGATATGTGCACTTCACTTGAAAATATATATTATGCCATGGAAGGTAATATAGATGAAATAAGAAGTATGAAAGATAGTGTTTATTGTGATAAAAACGAATTGGAATATATAAATAGCAGAATATATCAGATAAATGGTTTAAAAAAAAAATATGGTAATACTATAAAGGACATATTAGATTATAGAGATAAGATAAAAACTCAATATGAGGAAATGAAAAATGCCTCTGATGTAATAAAAAATTTAAATTCGGAAAAAATAAAGTTAGAAAATTTACTTAAAATTAAAAGTGAAAAACTTCATGAAATGCGATGTAAAACAGCTCATGTTTTAGAAAAAAATATAAAAAATGAGTTGAATTTCATAGGACTTGAACACAGTATCTTTAAAATAGAAGTTAATTTTGAAGATAAATTTACTTCAAAAGGAATGGATAAGGTAAAGTTTTGTATATCTACTAATCTAGGTGAACCTCTAAAACCTTTGGAAAATGTAGTTTCAGGAGGAGAGCTTTCAAGAATAATGTTAGCATTAAAAACTGTATTTGTAGATAAGGATCATATTCCATCTGTTATATTTGATGAAATAGATACAGGAATAAGTGGAAGAATAGCACAGAGTGTAGCGGAAAAAATGTATACTATATCTAAAAAACATCAGGTTTTTTGTGTTACACACCTACCTCAAATAGCATGTATGTCTGATACCCATTATTGGGTTTCAAAAAATATTAGCAACAATAAAACCTATACGAAAGTTAAAAAGATGAAAAAAACAGAAAAAGAATGTGAAATAGCTAGAATGATAGGAGGGGAAAAAGTTACAAAGCTTACTTTAGAACATGCGAAAGAACTTGTTAGAATGGCAGATTCTAAAAAGTGTAAAATTAAATAG
- the spoIVB gene encoding SpoIVB peptidase, which translates to MGKKIKHRLCWMSIPILFMMLVAYYGLYDDGKRSNLVQVSHAKSAFNTAAASNVNVYLGGEPIGVKLNTKGVLVVALSDIETSRGKVTSPAALAGIQVGDNIIKVNDVYVKNAEQTQTEINKAKEKSIKILVERNGKSMEKTVKPVSALEGNNYKIGLWIRDSTAGIGTLTFYDEKSGMFAALGHPITDIDTGTKLNINSGEIVSASIVSIKKGLEGNPGELKGIFVNEDVKLGDITKNTECGVFGKVNTNFKCKSSKSIKICLKKDIKEGPAKIFTTISGEKPEYYDIQIEKLLSQNSPGPKSMVIKVTDPRLLAKTGGIVQGMSGSPIIQNNKLVGAVTHVLINKPQVGYGIYIDWMLKDANIMSK; encoded by the coding sequence ATGGGTAAAAAAATTAAACACAGATTATGCTGGATGTCCATTCCTATCCTGTTTATGATGTTAGTTGCCTATTATGGATTGTATGATGATGGAAAAAGATCCAATTTAGTTCAAGTTTCTCACGCTAAATCAGCATTTAATACAGCTGCAGCCAGTAATGTTAATGTATACTTAGGCGGAGAACCTATTGGGGTAAAACTAAATACTAAAGGAGTATTGGTAGTAGCGCTTTCAGATATAGAAACTTCAAGGGGAAAAGTTACAAGTCCTGCTGCATTGGCAGGAATACAAGTAGGAGATAATATAATTAAGGTAAATGATGTTTATGTAAAAAATGCCGAACAAACTCAAACTGAAATAAATAAAGCAAAGGAAAAAAGCATAAAAATATTAGTAGAGAGAAATGGAAAAAGTATGGAAAAAACAGTAAAGCCTGTAAGTGCATTAGAAGGTAATAATTATAAGATAGGGCTTTGGATAAGAGATTCTACGGCAGGAATAGGTACTTTGACTTTTTATGATGAAAAAAGTGGTATGTTTGCAGCATTAGGGCATCCTATAACTGATATAGATACAGGAACAAAACTAAATATAAATTCAGGAGAAATAGTAAGTGCCTCTATTGTATCAATTAAGAAAGGTCTTGAGGGAAATCCTGGAGAATTAAAAGGTATATTTGTAAATGAAGATGTGAAATTAGGAGATATAACAAAGAATACAGAATGTGGAGTTTTTGGAAAGGTAAATACAAATTTTAAATGTAAGAGTTCTAAAAGCATAAAAATATGCCTAAAAAAAGATATTAAGGAAGGTCCTGCTAAGATTTTTACAACTATATCTGGGGAAAAGCCAGAATATTATGATATACAAATAGAAAAACTATTATCACAAAATTCACCTGGACCTAAGAGCATGGTTATAAAAGTAACGGATCCTAGACTTTTAGCCAAAACTGGTGGAATAGTTCAGGGAATGAGCGGAAGTCCTATAATACAAAATAACAAATTAGTTGGGGCTGTCACTCATGTGCTTATAAATAAGCCTCAGGTAGGATATGGAATTTATATAGACTGGATGCTCAAAGATGCAAATATAATGTCAAAATAA
- the spo0A gene encoding sporulation transcription factor Spo0A, with amino-acid sequence MEESKISVIIADDNAEFCSILNDYLLNQRDILVTGVAKDGIEALKLIEEKKPDLVVLDIIMPHLDGLGVLERLNNMNMSPMPRVIVLSAVGQDKITQRAITLGADYYVVKPFNMEVFTKRIRQMFNNVISSGDEVKKTVSIMDNEEIKFSRDDPTNLEQEITNIIHEIGVPAHIKGYMYLREAITMVVNDMELLSAVTKELYPSIAKKYNTTASRVERAIRHAIEVAWSRGQVETINKIFGYTIHNDKGKPTNSEFIAMVADKLRLKNKVS; translated from the coding sequence ATGGAGGAATCAAAAATAAGTGTAATTATCGCAGATGATAATGCTGAATTTTGCAGTATTCTCAACGATTATCTTTTAAATCAGAGGGATATATTAGTTACAGGAGTTGCAAAGGATGGGATAGAGGCTCTTAAATTAATCGAAGAGAAAAAGCCAGACTTAGTAGTACTGGATATAATAATGCCTCACCTTGACGGACTTGGTGTTTTAGAGCGATTAAATAATATGAATATGAGTCCAATGCCAAGAGTAATAGTTTTGTCTGCAGTAGGACAGGATAAAATAACTCAAAGGGCTATAACATTAGGTGCAGATTATTATGTAGTAAAGCCTTTTAATATGGAAGTGTTTACGAAAAGAATAAGGCAGATGTTTAATAATGTTATAAGTAGTGGAGATGAAGTAAAGAAAACAGTATCCATTATGGATAATGAAGAAATAAAGTTTTCAAGAGATGATCCTACTAATTTGGAACAGGAAATAACTAATATAATACACGAAATAGGTGTTCCAGCACATATAAAAGGATATATGTACTTGAGAGAGGCAATAACCATGGTAGTAAACGATATGGAACTATTATCGGCAGTTACAAAAGAGCTATATCCATCTATAGCTAAAAAATATAATACCACTGCCAGCAGGGTAGAAAGGGCTATAAGGCATGCTATAGAAGTAGCTTGGTCTAGAGGCCAGGTGGAAACTATAAATAAAATTTTTGGTTATACTATACATAATGATAAGGGTAAGCCCACAAATTCAGAGTTTATAGCCATGGTTGCTGATAAATTAAGATTAAAAAATAAGGTAAGCTAA
- a CDS encoding NUDIX hydrolase produces the protein MDFTEKTIKQENIYKGKIIDVNVHTVKLPNGRESKREIVNHCGGVAILAYKDSNTLFMVEQFRKPIEHVLLEIPAGKIEQNEDMESCGRRELEEEIGYKAKKFEYLGKVVTSPGFCDEYIYIFKAEDLYKGRNDICDEDEFINVREVKLNKIKEMIKKGEIIDAKTICAFMMV, from the coding sequence ATGGATTTTACTGAAAAAACTATAAAGCAAGAAAACATATACAAAGGAAAAATTATTGATGTTAATGTCCATACTGTAAAACTTCCTAATGGTAGAGAATCTAAAAGGGAAATAGTAAATCACTGTGGTGGAGTAGCAATACTGGCATATAAAGACAGTAATACGTTGTTTATGGTGGAACAGTTTAGAAAACCTATAGAACATGTGCTTCTTGAAATACCAGCAGGTAAAATTGAGCAAAATGAAGATATGGAAAGCTGCGGAAGAAGAGAACTGGAAGAGGAGATAGGATATAAGGCTAAAAAATTTGAATATCTGGGTAAGGTAGTTACGAGCCCTGGTTTTTGTGATGAATATATATATATTTTCAAAGCTGAAGATTTATATAAGGGAAGAAATGATATTTGCGATGAAGATGAATTCATAAATGTGCGGGAAGTTAAATTGAATAAAATTAAGGAAATGATAAAAAAGGGAGAAATAATAGATGCAAAGACCATTTGTGCGTTTATGATGGTATAA
- the spoIIM gene encoding stage II sporulation protein M yields the protein MLENKLSSLINGHIKNNFWLYVISILCVFTGVVLGIYSVRYMGGFEKSDLLSYLKNFTTTIGSGSVNYKSIFLETLKNNIPIILAVWFLGLTMIGIPVILIIDIIKGFTIGFAMSFIISGMGIKGMWISLLGILPQNIIYIPCIIFSSVLAMEFSLMIFKDRSGLKWKSNVLVRFTSYSVCFLLVTTVMFIGFFMEAYLTPNMIKLIAASFGMMIV from the coding sequence ATGTTGGAAAATAAACTATCAAGTTTAATAAATGGGCACATTAAAAATAATTTTTGGTTATATGTTATAAGTATATTATGTGTATTTACAGGGGTAGTACTAGGTATATATAGCGTTAGATACATGGGTGGATTTGAGAAAAGTGATCTTTTGAGCTACCTTAAAAATTTTACGACTACAATAGGATCAGGAAGTGTAAATTACAAATCTATTTTTTTAGAAACGTTAAAAAATAATATTCCAATAATTTTAGCTGTTTGGTTTTTGGGTCTTACAATGATAGGAATACCAGTAATACTTATAATAGATATAATAAAGGGATTTACCATTGGATTTGCTATGAGTTTTATAATAAGTGGAATGGGAATAAAGGGCATGTGGATTTCACTTTTAGGTATACTTCCACAAAATATAATATATATACCATGTATAATATTTTCATCAGTGCTTGCTATGGAATTTTCACTTATGATATTTAAAGATAGATCTGGACTTAAATGGAAATCCAATGTTTTGGTTAGGTTTACATCCTACTCTGTTTGTTTTTTACTGGTAACTACTGTCATGTTTATAGGCTTTTTTATGGAAGCATATTTAACCCCAAATATGATTAAACTTATTGCAGCAAGTTTTGGGATGATGATAGTATGA